Proteins found in one Drosophila innubila isolate TH190305 chromosome X, UK_Dinn_1.0, whole genome shotgun sequence genomic segment:
- the LOC117791616 gene encoding serine/threonine-protein kinase PAK mbt, translated as MFTKKKKKPLISMPSNFEHRVHTGFDKRENKYVGLPLQWASIVGNNQILKSSNRPLPLVDPSEITPTEILDLKTIVRPHHNNNNNNNNKADTTSLNSSGSNIMNVTAPAVAPGGNAAVGLQLLPKTSHVARSNSLRSSSPPRVRRLVANVPPSVPEEESQISPGGAGGVGGAGTPTQTQSIPGHGFKPQQLSHNNMLYPSQQPSQQHPHQHPHPHSHSHPHSHGNGSLMTTTTTAPLAVRTEQYRNMQHQQHQQQQQQQQQTSPVSSVASGTRSTHSHLNNSNNNGQQNFPIYPASQQQQQHLQQQQAKLVGDQNQNPHVNQGSVIHGKTASRASSSSGSNAAALSAAQAQGHPQGLTQGQGGVGAGAGAAAAGGKQEQRLTHEQFRAALQMVVSAGDPRENLEHFNKIGEGSTGTVCIATDKSTGRQVAVKKMDLRKQQRRELLFNEVVIMRDYHHPNIVETYSSFLVNDELWVVMEYLEGGALTDIVTHSRMDEEQIATVCKQCLKALAYLHSQGVIHRDIKSDSILLAADGRVKLSDFGFCAQVSQELPKRKSLVGTPYWMSPEVISRLPYGPEVDIWSLGIMVIEMVDGEPPFFNEPPLQAMRRIRDMQPPNLKNAHKVSPRLQSFLDRMLVRDPGQRATAAELLAHPFLRQAGPPSLLVPLMRNSRHHS; from the exons ATGTTtacaaagaagaaaaagaaaccgCTTATCTCGATGCCCAGCAATTTTGAGCATCGCGTGCACACCGGTTTCGATAAACGTGAGAATAAATATGTGGGACTACCCCTACAATGGGCCTCCATCGTGGGCAACAATCAAATACTCAAATCTAGCAATCGTCCGTTGCCTTTGGTCGATCCCTCTGAAATTACGCCAACGGAGATACTCGATTTAAAGACCATTGTGCGTCcgcatcacaacaacaacaacaataacaacaacaaggcggATACAACATCGTTGAACAGCAGCGGGAGCAATATTATGAATGTGACTGCTCCTGCTGTGGCGCCAGGTGGCAACGCTGCCGTCgggctgcagctgctgcccaAAACATCGCATGTGGCCAGATCGAATTCGCTGCGCAGCTCGAGTCCGCCACGTGTGCGTCGTCTAGTGGCCAATGTGCCGCCTTCTGTGCCCGAGGAGGAGTCCCAAATATCCCCAGGAGGAGCTGGGGGAGTGGGAGGAGCAGgcacacccacacaaacacaatccATTCCGGGTCATGGCTTCAAACCACAACAGCTGTCACATAATAATATGCTCTATCCAAGTCAACAACCAAGTCAACAGCATCCACATcagcatccacatccacattcacaCTCGCATCCACATTCACATGGCAATGGCAGCctaatgacaacaacaacaacagctccaTTGGCTGTGCGTACTGAACAATATCGCAACatgcaacaccaacaacaccaacaacagcaacaacaacaacaacaaacatcgCCAGTGAGCTCGGTTGCAAGTGGAACGCGTTCCACACACTCACAtctcaacaacagcaacaacaacggccaGCAGAACTTTCCTATATATCCTGcctcacaacaacaacagcagcatctacaacaacaacaagcaaaactTGTAGGCGATCAAAATCAGAATCCACATGTCAATCAG GGATCTGTGATTCATGGCAAGACGGCATCCCGAGCCTCCAGCTCCAGTGGCTCTAATGCGGCTGCTCTGTCGGCTGCCCAGGCACAGGGACATCCACAAGGACTTACACAGGGACAGGGAGGAGTAGGAGCGGGAGccggagcagcagcagcaggaggaaAGCAGGAGCAGAGACTCACACATGAGCAATTCCGTGCCGCATTGCAGATGGTTGTATCCGCCGGAGATCCACGCGAGAATCTCgaacatttcaataaaattggtGAAGGCTCAACGGGAACCGTTTGCATAGCCACGGACAAGTCGACAG GTCGTCAAGTGGCTGTCAAGAAAATGGATTTGAGAAAGCAACAAAGACGCgaattgttatttaatgaGGTCGTTATCATGCGTGATTATCATCATCCCAATATTGTGGAAACATACTCGAGTTTTCTGGTCAACGATGAGCTCTGGGTGGTCATGGAATACCTGGAAGGGGGCGCCCTCACCGACATTGTCACACATTCTCGCATGGATGAGGAACAGATTGCCACCGTGTGCAAGCAGTGTCTAAAGGCTTTGGCCTATTTGCACTCACAG GGAGTGATACATCGCGATATTAAATCGGATTCGATACTTTTGGCCGCCGATGGACGCGTCAAGTTATCGGACTTTGGATTTTGCGCTCAGGTGTCGCAGGAGCTGCCAAAGCGTAAATCACTGGTTGGGACACCGTACTGGATGTCACCGGAGGTGATATCGCGTCTGCCATATGGACCGGAGGTCGATATCTGGTCGCTGGGCATTATGGTTATCGAAATGGTTGACGGTGAGCCGCCATTTTTCAATGAGCCGCCATTGCAAGCGATGCGACGCATTCGCGATATGCAGCCGCCGAATTTGAAGAATGCCCACAAGGTGTCGCCGCGTCTGCAATCCTTTTTGGATCGCATGCTCGTCCGTGATCCTGGCCAGCGTGCCACGGCCGCCGAACTGCTAGCCCATCCATTTCTTCGGCAAGCGGGGCCGCCATCTTTGCTGGTACCGTTAATGCGCAACTCGCGGCATCACTCCTAA